ACCGAGAAAAAGATAATACAATTGTCTGAAGAAATTCTCTCCGGCAGAATCGAGGTCAAGCCATATCGTTTGAACCAGAAATCGCCGTGCAGTTTCTGCAAGTACAAAGCGGTCTGCCGGTTCGATTGGCAGGTAAATGAGTACAACTTTTTGGAATCCTTAGACAAAGCTGGTGCGCTCGAGAAGATGAAGGGCAAGAATGGTTGAGAAAAAAATAAAATGGACGCAGCAGCAGAAGCGCGCGATTTCAGCTCGCGGCAGAGACGTTCTGGTGAGCGCATCGGCCGGCACTGGGAAAACGGCGGTGCTGTCGGGGCGGTGTGTCGATATAGTATCCGACGAGAGTATATGTCCCGATGTGCGGAACATATTAGTGCTGACTTTTACCGAGATGGCGGCTGAGCAGATGCGGTCGCGAATCGGCGAGCAGTTAAAAGACGCATTTCTGGAAAGCGGCGACCGTCACCTTCGGCTCCAGCTTATGCTGCTGCAGAGCGCCGATATCAGCACGATACATTCGTTTTGCAAAAGGCTTATCACCGAATTCTTTTACAAGCTCGGCCTTGACCCGACTTTCGGGATAATCGATGGAGACGAGGCGAGGTTGCTGAAGGCGGAGACACTCGAAAAGACGGTTGAGTGGGCGTGGCGGCAGAATAATTTGGTGCAGGGGCTGGAACAGCTTTTCCGGCGGCGGGACCTTCGGACAAATGACGGTTTTCTTTCGAAGATAATAAGTTTGAGCAATTTTTTGGAGGGCGTAGTCTCGCGGGAGGATTGGTTCGAGCGGGCGATACAGCTTGGCGGGGTTGTCAGCCCGTTTACATCGGGACTGGGTGGGGAACAGAAACAAATTGTTGCGGAGAAATTGAAGAGCATTGCCGAACAGTTTCGACAGGCCAAAAAGCTTTACGAGAACGAGCACACAGGCGGGGACTGGGCGGAGAAGCTGAAAGTAAGTCATATTAAACCAGTTGTGCAATGCATGGAATTTTTAAATGAGGGCGACTGGGATAAATGTGCTGCGGGGATAAGAAATTTTGTCAAACCCACGACGCACAAGCCGAAAGATGTGCCGGAGACGCTTGCAGAGCTTATACGGAAAAATGTCAAAAGGGCTTTGGATGTCTTTGCGGGACTTTCGGCACTTGCCATATTGAATCCCGATTACCTCGACAGGGTCGGCGGAGCTGTGAGCCTGCAGACGAGAGTGCTTGTTGAGCTTGTTAAGAAATTCGGAGAGTTTTACAGCCACGCGAAGAGGGCGGTTAACTGCCTGGATTTCGCAGACCTCGAACGTTACGCGCTGAAGCTTTTAGTTGATGAAAATTCAGGGGACGAGAAATTATCGCCGTCGGCTACGGCATTGTCGCTGCGGCAAAGGTATAAGTATATATTTGTTGACGAATATCAGGACATAAACGCTGTTCAGCAGGCGATACTCGATATGCTCAGCAGCGGAGGAAATATCTTTGTTGTCGGGGACATTAAGCAAAGTATCTATGCATGGCGGGGAGCTGAGCCGGAGATTTTTCTCCAGCGGCTCAAGCCTGCAGCATCAGCCGGGTTGCGGGTTGACCTGAACGCCAATTTCCGTTCGGCCAAAGGCATTCTCGATTTTGTCAACAAGGTGTTCGGACGGATAATGACGGCCTCTTTCGCGAGAATCGATTACGATGAATCGGCTGAGCTGAAGCCGGCGTCTAAAAGCGAAGACGAAAAAGGCGTTGTAGAGTTTTGTTTGCTTGATGAGGAAGGCGAAGATGAGGAATTGCAGAATAAGGAGACTGCGGATAGCACAAAAGAAAGCGGGGACACCTATACTTGCCGTCAGCGTCAGGCGGCCATGATTGCCCGGCGTATAAAGCAAATGGTTGGGGCGGAAACTGGGCGGCCGGAATTCGAGATTTACGATAAGCATAAACACCAAAAAAGAGGGGTCGAATATCGTGACATCGTGGTACTGATGCGTTCACTGGCGAAAAGAGCGAACGATTATGTTGAAATTTTCAGATTGGCCGGCGTGCCTGTGAACTGTCAGGGGACAGCGGGCTATTTCGAGGCGACTGAAATCAGCGATGTTTTGTGCCTGCTGAAAGTTTTGGACAATCCGCAGCGCGATATTGAATTGGCTGCGGTATTGCGGAGCCCGTTTTTCAAGGTCAGTGACACGGAACTTGCAAAAATAAAAGTCTATAGTAAAACAAATGAGCGATATAAAAATTTCTACGAGCGCGTGCTTGAATATTCTACCTCGGGGACGGATGCGAAACTCGCTGAAAAACTTAAAAAAGCTTTTGAACAGATTGAGCAGTGGCGCGGCATTGCGCGTAACGGCAGCTTGGCGGATTTGATTTGGCAGATCTATCGGCAGACAGGCTTTTTGTCGTATATCTGCGCTTTGCCGAGCGGGGAGGCGCGCAGGGCCAACCTGCTTAAACTGCACGAGCGGGCGATTCAGTTCGAGGGCTTCGTCAGCAGCGCCGGCAGGCCGTCGTTGGGGCGTTTCGTTGAATTTGTCGAGGAGCTTCAGGAGATAGGGCAGGACTGGGTGCCTGCTGAGCCGGACAGCTCCGCTGAAAATGCGGTGCGGATTATAAGCGTTCATAAGAGCAAGGGACTGGAGTTTCCGGTTGTTTTTCTGGCTGAACTGGATAGTCAATTCAATAAGAGGGACATTCAGGAAGATTTTCTGGCGGATGTTAATGATACGCTGGGGCTGCAGATTATCGACCGCAAGTCGAACACAAAATTAAGCTCACTTGCGCATCAGGTTATCGCCGAGAAAAAATTGGCTGCCGGCCTGGCAGAGGAGATGCGCATTCTTTATGTCGCGATGACGCGTGCGAGAGAAAGGCTTATTTTAAGCGCGTCGGAAAAGAAAAAACACTGCCGGGACATTATCAGCGACGGTTTCTTTTCGGGCGATGAACCGATTAGCGATTGGCAGCTTCGACGCTGCCGCAGTCCGCTGGAGTGGGTTCTCTACGGGCTTTCAGACCAGAAGAATTTGCACGAGGCATTTGAAACGGAATTAGAGGCCGGCAGCGATGATGATTTGTTCAGCGTAAAACTTTATGGCCGGAAAGAGCTCGAAGGGCTTGGCGGGTATATTAGCAAATTAAAAGACAAGAAGAGATGCCTGCCTGAAACAATCGTAAAATCGCAGTCAAAATCTAAGCTGCTGTCGCAGGTGAAGAAATCTTTGGCGTGGCGATACAGCTTCGGCGATACTCATCTGCTGCCCGCCAAACAATCGGTGACGCAACTGACACATCGGGAAGACGAATACTTGAAACCGCTGCCTGTTTCCAGCCGCTCGCTGCTCGAATCACCTAAACTTACCAGTCGCGATATTGGTACTGCTTCGCATCTTATAATTTCACAGCTTGATTTGAGCAGACCCGTAACGGGAGAAATAATCGAGAAGACAAAGGAGAAACTTTTAGCTGATGGGGCGATAACGGAGCCGGTTGCGGAGCATATTAACACGGATTCGATAATCAAATTTTTTGAGGGTGAGTTAGGCAGGGCTGCCCTTGATTCTAAGAATATTGTTTATAAAGAATGGCCGTTTACTTTTGCTTTATCCGCTTCCGAATTGAATAATACGAGCGATGAAATCATCGTCGTTCAGGGAATTATAGATTTACTCATCAAAACGCCGGAAGGTTTGCTGGTGATAGATTTCAAGACCGACGATGTAACCGCCAAAAATGCGCCGCAACGGGCGGAACTTTATCGGCGGCAACTGGAGCTTTACGGCAGGGCGGCGGAGACAATTTTGAAAACCAAAACAATCGCAAAATGGCTGTATTTCCTAAGGCCGGGGTGTGAGGTTGAGGTTTAGCCGGCGGCATATTTCGCGGTTTCCTCTTTACGCTTGTCTATTGGTGTTACATTTGTATAATAAACCCTTTGTTTACAATCAAAAAGCAGCAATATAAGGGTTTTTAAGGAGAAGATATAGCAATGGCAAAGGCAGCAAAGGCAAATGCAGTAGTGGGCCAGTCGGGCGGGCCGACGGGGGTAATCAACGCATCTTTGGTCGGCGTAATTGAAGAGGCAAGGAAACACCCTGAAATCAAGAACCTCTACGGTGCAATCCACGCGGTAGAGGGGATGGTTAAAGATGAATTTATAAATCTGAAGAAACTGTCGCCGGCTATGCTCAAAGACGTCGTCGCTTCGCCGTCGTCTGCGCTTGGCTCCAGCAGAAATAAGCCCGATGAAGAATACTGCGCTAAAATACTCGAGGTTTTCGAGAAGCGCGATGTCAGATACTTTTTCTACATCGGCGGCAACGACTCGGCGAATACCGCGCACATTATCAATACGATGGCGGCCAAAAGCGGCTACGAGCTGCGGGCGTTCCACATACCCAAAACCATAGATAACGATTTGCTGGTGACCGACCACTGTCCGGGTTTCGGAACGGCGGCGAAATTCGAAGCGTGCGCCCTGGTAGGAGACGATATGGATAATCGCTCGCTGCCGGCGATAAAGATAGATGTGATTATGGGAAGAAACGCCGGCTTTTTGACCGCGGCTACTGTTTTGGGCAAGCAAAGAGACGATGACGGGCCGCACCTGCTTTATTTCCCCGAAAGAGTTGTTTCAATGGACAAATTCCTCAATGATATCGAAGGCGTGTATAAAAAACTCGGCCGATGCGTCGTCGCGGTAAGCGAAGGCGTTTGTGATGCCGACGGCGTGCTGTGGGCGGAGAAATTGGCCAAGGAGAAAGAAACCGATTCGCACGGAAACCTGCAGCTCTCCGGCTCGGGCGCTCTGGCGGACTTTTTGGCGGGCAAAGTGAAAGGCAGAATAGGGATAAAACGCGTGCGGGCGGATACGTTCGGCTATCTGCAGAGAAGCTTCGCGGGGCTGCAGTCGTCGGTAGATGTCAAAGAGGCAAGGCAGTGCGGCAGAATGGCAGTGAAATTTGCGATGAAAGAAGACAGCGGCTCGGTCGCAATGGAAAGGGTTGGCAGCGGGAAGAAATACGCGGTCGAGTATTTCCGCACGGAGCTGGAAAACGTCGCGGAAAAGACAAAGAAGATGCCGGACGAGTTTATCAACGCCGAAGGCAACGGCGTAACGAAGGCTTTTGTCGAATATGCGATGCCGCTGACAGGCGGGGTGCCGAAAAGCATATATCTTGGCGGCAATCCGAGAGTTTGATTGAGCGTTTTTAACGTCCATAATGTGTTTTTTACCTTTCTCGGTTATCCGATGAGCTACATCGAGCTCTCGGCCACTCTTTTGATTGCTGTTTATGTTCTGCTTATTACCCGGCGAATCATCTGGGCGTGGCCTTTGGGGCTGGTCGTCTTCTCGCTCTTTGCGGTGCTTTTCTATCAAATCCGTCTCTACTCCGATTTTTTCGAGCAGTTCTATTACATAGGCAACTGTTTCTACGGCTGGTATAGCTGGAAAAAAGCCAGGGCCGAAAAGAAAGAATTGACGGTAACTTACGCCACAGGCAAGGCCCGGCTGACAGCCATCCTGATAATAGCGGCAGGGGGGACGATTTTGGGATTTGTTGTGAGCAGGATTCATATATATCTGCCGGCGTTTTTTCCGCAGCCCGCCTTTTACCCGTATATCGACGCGACTGCCACGGTGATGGGGTTTGTCGCGGCGGCACTTTCGGCCCAGCGGAAAATCGAAAGCTGGCTGCTGTGGATTTGCGTCAATACTATTTGCATCGGCTTGTATTACGCGAGGGACGTAAAATTCGTTATGCTCCTTTATGTATTCTTCCTGGCACTGGCAGTCAACGGTTTGATTACGTGGGGAAGGGAACTGAGACGGGTAAAAGGCAGATAGTTGTTTTTGAATAGATCCCTCGACTACGCTCGGGACAAGAATTGGCTTTGTTTGGGTTTGTTTTAACCAAGTGTCCAATTTGAATTTTTCGCTATAACTGGTTGTTTTCATTGGGGTTATACCAAATTTGACTTTGTCCTAAATTGGCTTTGTTTTGCATAATTTATTCATTTTGATTGATTTTTTCCTTCTGCGCAGAAAATCAGCGCAGCTGCTGAAGGCAGACGAAAAAAAGAAAACAGAATACAGAAGACAGAATTCAGAAGACAGCAAGTAGCGTAAGCCATGCTGCGCACATAAAAGTCGAAATCATAAACAAACTCCGTTTAGTTTTAAGT
The genomic region above belongs to Phycisphaerae bacterium and contains:
- a CDS encoding 6-phosphofructokinase — encoded protein: MAKAAKANAVVGQSGGPTGVINASLVGVIEEARKHPEIKNLYGAIHAVEGMVKDEFINLKKLSPAMLKDVVASPSSALGSSRNKPDEEYCAKILEVFEKRDVRYFFYIGGNDSANTAHIINTMAAKSGYELRAFHIPKTIDNDLLVTDHCPGFGTAAKFEACALVGDDMDNRSLPAIKIDVIMGRNAGFLTAATVLGKQRDDDGPHLLYFPERVVSMDKFLNDIEGVYKKLGRCVVAVSEGVCDADGVLWAEKLAKEKETDSHGNLQLSGSGALADFLAGKVKGRIGIKRVRADTFGYLQRSFAGLQSSVDVKEARQCGRMAVKFAMKEDSGSVAMERVGSGKKYAVEYFRTELENVAEKTKKMPDEFINAEGNGVTKAFVEYAMPLTGGVPKSIYLGGNPRV
- the addA gene encoding helicase-exonuclease AddAB subunit AddA, which encodes MVEKKIKWTQQQKRAISARGRDVLVSASAGTGKTAVLSGRCVDIVSDESICPDVRNILVLTFTEMAAEQMRSRIGEQLKDAFLESGDRHLRLQLMLLQSADISTIHSFCKRLITEFFYKLGLDPTFGIIDGDEARLLKAETLEKTVEWAWRQNNLVQGLEQLFRRRDLRTNDGFLSKIISLSNFLEGVVSREDWFERAIQLGGVVSPFTSGLGGEQKQIVAEKLKSIAEQFRQAKKLYENEHTGGDWAEKLKVSHIKPVVQCMEFLNEGDWDKCAAGIRNFVKPTTHKPKDVPETLAELIRKNVKRALDVFAGLSALAILNPDYLDRVGGAVSLQTRVLVELVKKFGEFYSHAKRAVNCLDFADLERYALKLLVDENSGDEKLSPSATALSLRQRYKYIFVDEYQDINAVQQAILDMLSSGGNIFVVGDIKQSIYAWRGAEPEIFLQRLKPAASAGLRVDLNANFRSAKGILDFVNKVFGRIMTASFARIDYDESAELKPASKSEDEKGVVEFCLLDEEGEDEELQNKETADSTKESGDTYTCRQRQAAMIARRIKQMVGAETGRPEFEIYDKHKHQKRGVEYRDIVVLMRSLAKRANDYVEIFRLAGVPVNCQGTAGYFEATEISDVLCLLKVLDNPQRDIELAAVLRSPFFKVSDTELAKIKVYSKTNERYKNFYERVLEYSTSGTDAKLAEKLKKAFEQIEQWRGIARNGSLADLIWQIYRQTGFLSYICALPSGEARRANLLKLHERAIQFEGFVSSAGRPSLGRFVEFVEELQEIGQDWVPAEPDSSAENAVRIISVHKSKGLEFPVVFLAELDSQFNKRDIQEDFLADVNDTLGLQIIDRKSNTKLSSLAHQVIAEKKLAAGLAEEMRILYVAMTRARERLILSASEKKKHCRDIISDGFFSGDEPISDWQLRRCRSPLEWVLYGLSDQKNLHEAFETELEAGSDDDLFSVKLYGRKELEGLGGYISKLKDKKRCLPETIVKSQSKSKLLSQVKKSLAWRYSFGDTHLLPAKQSVTQLTHREDEYLKPLPVSSRSLLESPKLTSRDIGTASHLIISQLDLSRPVTGEIIEKTKEKLLADGAITEPVAEHINTDSIIKFFEGELGRAALDSKNIVYKEWPFTFALSASELNNTSDEIIVVQGIIDLLIKTPEGLLVIDFKTDDVTAKNAPQRAELYRRQLELYGRAAETILKTKTIAKWLYFLRPGCEVEV
- the pnuC gene encoding nicotinamide riboside transporter PnuC translates to MSVFNVHNVFFTFLGYPMSYIELSATLLIAVYVLLITRRIIWAWPLGLVVFSLFAVLFYQIRLYSDFFEQFYYIGNCFYGWYSWKKARAEKKELTVTYATGKARLTAILIIAAGGTILGFVVSRIHIYLPAFFPQPAFYPYIDATATVMGFVAAALSAQRKIESWLLWICVNTICIGLYYARDVKFVMLLYVFFLALAVNGLITWGRELRRVKGR